The Desulfatitalea tepidiphila genome window below encodes:
- a CDS encoding RraA family protein has translation MINKTIERPPSEIVQGFRALLSYDSITCAISDCMGRFNAMTSDMRPLFEGIRIVGTAVTVKTLAADLAAAFKAIDVCQPGDIVVIDSHGSINTAFWGENMTMSALNRGVIGAVIDGACRDVEEIRKIRFPVICKGVVPNVGAVAGYGDVNVSIQCAGVAVSPGDIVVVDGNGVVVVPIAVAAEILQKAQRLLETEHLLQEKIKAGATIGELVNIDEVFKAAFSYQNKAVERD, from the coding sequence ATGATTAATAAAACTATCGAAAGGCCTCCTTCTGAGATCGTGCAGGGTTTCAGGGCCCTGCTCTCGTATGATTCGATTACATGCGCTATCTCGGATTGCATGGGGCGATTCAATGCGATGACGTCAGACATGAGACCCCTCTTTGAAGGTATTCGCATAGTCGGCACGGCGGTAACCGTCAAGACCCTTGCCGCTGATCTGGCGGCGGCCTTCAAGGCGATCGATGTCTGCCAGCCTGGTGACATTGTGGTCATCGATTCTCACGGATCGATTAATACCGCATTCTGGGGGGAGAACATGACAATGTCAGCGCTCAATCGGGGAGTGATTGGGGCTGTGATCGATGGCGCCTGCCGAGATGTCGAGGAAATCAGAAAAATCAGGTTTCCCGTTATCTGCAAAGGGGTTGTTCCCAATGTTGGCGCCGTTGCTGGCTATGGTGATGTAAATGTTTCAATCCAATGTGCCGGTGTTGCGGTGTCGCCTGGGGATATTGTGGTTGTCGACGGTAACGGCGTGGTTGTTGTGCCAATAGCCGTGGCTGCTGAGATTCTGCAAAAGGCACAGCGGCTTCTGGAGACAGAGCATCTCCTTCAGGAGAAGATCAAGGCGGGAGCGACAATAGGCGAATTGGTTAACATTGACGAAGTGTTTAAGGCTGCGTTCTCATACCAGAATAAAGCAGTGGAGCGTGACTGA
- a CDS encoding toll/interleukin-1 receptor domain-containing protein, producing MNPPVVFISYSHDSAEHKAWVLDFATTLRNRGVDAVLDQWDLRPGDDLPHFMETHLSSCDYVLMICTDNYVEKANAGAGGVGYEKMIMTSSLLSRINSNKVIPIIRQKGSSKLPTFMQSKLYINFSNDDEVEYSFDDLLRTLLKAPLYEKPPIGKAPFAPMQSSRPDRTSDGIRSVMEAVAATSNGSRDGVIYFNSAVRNSSLHRLSFERYFAEAIRLGLVSRDHAVVQLTDKGREYIFQNEIVKL from the coding sequence ATGAATCCACCCGTCGTTTTTATTTCATACTCGCACGATTCCGCTGAACATAAGGCATGGGTTCTTGATTTCGCGACAACTCTTCGAAATCGAGGTGTCGACGCAGTATTGGATCAGTGGGATTTGCGCCCCGGTGATGACCTACCGCACTTCATGGAGACGCATCTATCTTCATGCGATTATGTGCTAATGATCTGTACGGATAACTATGTTGAAAAGGCAAACGCCGGGGCAGGCGGTGTAGGATATGAAAAAATGATAATGACCTCCTCTCTATTATCAAGAATCAACAGCAATAAGGTCATCCCCATCATTCGACAGAAAGGATCAAGTAAGCTCCCAACCTTTATGCAATCGAAACTATATATAAATTTCTCAAACGACGACGAGGTAGAATACAGTTTTGATGACCTTCTTCGCACCCTGCTAAAAGCGCCGCTCTATGAGAAACCACCGATAGGTAAGGCGCCATTTGCGCCTATGCAGAGTTCTCGACCAGATCGAACGAGTGATGGTATTCGATCAGTTATGGAGGCTGTCGCCGCTACATCCAATGGTTCTCGCGATGGTGTGATATACTTTAACTCAGCAGTCAGAAATTCGAGTCTTCACAGGCTGTCTTTCGAAAGGTATTTTGCAGAAGCAATCAGACTAGGGCTTGTTTCTCGAGACCATGCTGTTGTGCAGCTTACTGATAAAGGGCGCGAATATATCTTTCAAAATGAGATTGTGAAACTATAG
- a CDS encoding restriction endonuclease gives MKPGRSLEKLVAYLERHFASSDTVTVESPKRLSDKTTGKKREHDVVLNVKSGHHRMIVAIECRDRSRPVGVPHVEAFAKKCSETLVDKGVIVSQRGFTSTALSKSKALGIRCFSLDQVETLPWAIPNLEMNQIHSLYKHFDLKIIPEEDFKSKPRAFEILDEHGNPVTIENLKNCIFNAIKDQGPTLENQKAGERTQRFKIIISNLTIVDKDTGVSKNVKYIDTVAKIETAITKTPFVLQEYKDTAGKEAIAELAIANLDFGPVKGRMVINHKLEKGGEIAFIPETDKSKSSNRNK, from the coding sequence ATGAAACCAGGAAGATCACTTGAAAAGCTTGTTGCATATCTTGAAAGGCACTTTGCGTCCTCTGATACTGTTACGGTAGAATCTCCAAAGCGCCTTTCAGATAAAACAACAGGTAAAAAACGCGAGCATGACGTGGTTTTGAATGTGAAATCTGGCCATCATAGAATGATTGTGGCAATTGAATGCAGGGACAGAAGTCGACCGGTAGGCGTTCCGCATGTTGAAGCTTTCGCTAAAAAATGCTCAGAAACATTAGTCGATAAAGGTGTAATCGTTTCGCAGCGGGGATTCACCTCAACGGCGCTTAGCAAATCCAAAGCACTTGGAATAAGATGTTTTTCTCTAGATCAAGTCGAAACACTTCCATGGGCAATTCCGAATCTGGAAATGAATCAAATCCATTCCTTATATAAACATTTTGATCTTAAGATCATCCCTGAGGAGGATTTTAAGAGTAAGCCCAGGGCGTTTGAAATATTAGATGAGCATGGTAATCCCGTAACAATTGAAAACCTGAAAAACTGTATTTTCAATGCTATAAAAGATCAGGGCCCGACACTTGAAAATCAAAAAGCTGGAGAAAGGACCCAAAGATTTAAAATCATTATTTCAAATCTCACGATAGTTGATAAAGACACGGGGGTCTCTAAAAACGTTAAATATATAGATACCGTTGCCAAAATTGAAACGGCAATAACCAAAACTCCTTTTGTCTTACAAGAATACAAAGATACTGCAGGTAAAGAGGCAATCGCTGAGTTGGCTATTGCAAATTTGGATTTTGGTCCTGTTAAAGGAAGAATGGTAATAAATCATAAGCTTGAAAAAGGCGGAGAGATAGCCTTTATTCCAGAAACAGATAAATCAAAGTCATCAAATAGAAATAAATAA